A single Osmerus mordax isolate fOsmMor3 chromosome 9, fOsmMor3.pri, whole genome shotgun sequence DNA region contains:
- the usp40 gene encoding ubiquitin carboxyl-terminal hydrolase 40 — MFGNLFEEDEDEGVPPRVSGGRVGKGGDELTPPRGRNNLCGIKNQGGTCYLNSLLQTLLFTPEFREELFNLGPEQLGYLEDKHSPEAKVRVIPLELQRLFARLLLVDQQTASTADLTESFGWSNSEESRQHDVQELNRILFSALEHSLVGTSGSTLIHRLYHGTTVNSIECKECGNVSQRQEDFLDLTVCVRGVCSLEGALWDMFVEEEMFQGSNLYRCAQCDKLVTAVKSAKLRKLPPFLTMSLLRFNFDFAKCERYKETGRYTFPLNINLKPFCEQVEGEDSDYSYELFSVIIHKGGCYGGHYHVYIKDIDHLGHWEPLEDEVQLKGQTKKEVKVCEPELERDDPLSVVTAILVQEPSKSVLLDQLGQKLMDKIGSSWNKKYRKHHGPIGKFLQSHGDVFVLVSSGTRVTLKASPPSPGTEPASPANGSPALDPHLDHSSTNSQPEPGPEGPHWFDLNDSSVTCIREEDIHKQFQGKESAYMLFYRKTLLHRPAEALRNPGYKVPSHLLEMTREENHKLQQIREEFESSSNSVELRLHLAPSYRLENGALQPINAEKGKAVNLTFDRRKTVGDLRLSIYQMQELWDGDMALTVAKSLPAGLHLYNTLQDDNMLLFSAGIYSNSDLFVWNGREVCGATVQTGAEWEPVLLTVVRPSLGEDMEGEDGGEGARGGGGGEGEDAGSGLKREARGFAGGATLGQVREALGGPLESLLCQEQEKGVGKRGKGGGGGEGGGASGWRVFPPEDMQKTLRELALKDGDALLVLEPHSFDSSVFNLSGDLVTVTTPSDCRWLQVKYRPNRGGGEEEKVEGEKEEERTAKVPASGIMLLCEVKQRAIEELQLQEELIGVECCLRQMDRRGRLLPPVCEDLSVREAGVRLMTSLTLCPGTAPKATQLFLYFSVGTAPSSGKDRDIIVEESSSVKECLKRMLEEAGLEGDCWHLRKLDWCEEVGEALMDEDASLSELKISHGDTLVVTEGHLPPKGFIKLSVWLYVNQTDEATVSMETEVSHTAERPGDQQRLEVMTAVGGAMTELRIVGQVEITEEATLENLKTQMLTLPALQCVCAPTPAFLRLWHLEGQRLSRVLRGHQLTLRKLKLASGADICVQQLLKEEDLGPKELLLHVQMGVPGERGYYPPEELVWDASRDSAPRCLRSALAAHSGLSPDSLLLAKHQADKHTWDTISSWSQQVSKRKKKKKGESLLGAPFHLKDGDIIGVKNLLIDSNRDFSTLQDEQGQQRLREEAEHRRKGGQPATGTIQRAGLDKKPESTKARKPEVALSINVGVFR; from the exons ATGTTTGGAAATCTTTTTGAAGAAGATGAGGACGAGGGAGTCCCTCCTAGAGTTTCTGGggggagggttggaaagggggGAGACGAGCTGACACCTCCACGAGGAAGAAATAATCTTTGCGGCATAAAAAATCAGGGAGGGACGTGCTACCTCAACTCCCTGCTACAGACTCTGCTGTTCACCCCAGAGTTCAGAG AGGAGCTGTTCAATCTTGGTCCGGAACAACTGGGTTACCtggaagacaaacacagcccAGAGGCAAAG GTCAGAGTGATTCCTTTGGAGCTACAGAGGCTGTTTGCCCGTTTGCTCTTAGTGGACCAGCAGACTGCGTCTACAGCTGACCTCACTGAAAGCTTTGGCTGGAGCAACAGCGAG GAGAGCAGGCAGCATGACGTTCAGGAGCTGAACAGGATTCTCTTTAGTGCTCTGGAGCACTCTCTAGTGGGCACCAGCGGTAGTACGCTCATCCACCGACTATACCATGGAACCACGGTCAACAGCATCGAGTGTAAGGAGTGTGGCAACGTCAGccagagacag GAGGACTTTCTggacctgactgtgtgtgtacgtggtgtaTGCAGCCTGGAGGGGGCGCTGTGGGACATgtttgtggaggaggagatgttCCAGGGCAGTAACCTTTACCGCTGTGCCCAGTGTGACAAACTAGTTACAGCTGTCAAG tctGCCAAGCTGAGGAAGCTGCCTCCGTTCCTCACCATGTCCCTGCTGAGATTCAACTTTGACTTTGCCAAGTGTGAGCGCTACAAGGAGACGGGCCGCTACACCTTCCCCCTCAACATCAACCTGAAGCCCTTCTGTGAACAG gtggagggagaggactcGGATTACTCCTACGAGCTCTTCTCGGTCATCATCCACAAGGGAGGCTGCTATGGCGGCCATTACCACGTCTACATCAAAGACATAGACCATCTTGGCCATTGGGAGCCACTG GAGGACGAGGTCCAACTGAAAGGCCAGACGAAAAAGGAGGTCAAGGTGTGCGAGCCTGAGCTGGAGAGGGACGACCCCCTGTCTGTGGTCACCGCCATCTTAGTCCAG GAGCCGTCCAAGAGTGTGCTCCTGGACCAGCTGGGACAAAAACTGATGGACAAGATTGGTTCTTCCTGGAACAAGAAGTATAGGAAACATCATGGTCCCATAGGAAAG TTTCTTCAGTCACATGGagatgtgtttgtcttggtgtcGAGCGGCACTCGAGTGACTCTGAaggccagcccccccagcccaggcaCGGAGCCGGCCAGCCCGGCCAATGGAAGCCCTGCCCTCGACCCTCACCTGGACCACAGCAGCACCAATAGccaaccagaaccaggaccagag GGTCCACACTGGTTCGACCTGAATGACTCCTCAGTGACATGCATCAGGGAAGAGGACATCCACAAGCAGTTCCAGGGCAAAGAGAGCGCCTACATGCTGTTCTACAGGAAGACCCTGCTGCACAGGCCTGCAGAGG CCCTGAGGAATCCTGGGTACAAAGTTCCCTCTCATCTGCTGGaaatgacccgggaagagaacCACAAGCTGCAGCAGATCcg AGAGGAGTTTGAGTCCAGCAGTAACAGCGTGGAGTTACGCCTGCACCTAGCGCCATCCTACAGACTGGAGAACGGAGCCCTTCAGCCAATAAACGCAGAGAAAGGAAAAGCTGTCAACCTTACCTTTGACCGGCGCAAGACTGTTGGGGATCTACGATTGTCTATATACCAG ATGCAGGAACTGTGGGACGGCGATATGGCTCTGACTGTGGCCAAAAGTCTGCCTGCGGGCTTACACCTCTATAACACTCTCCAAG ATGACAACATGTTGCTGTTCAGCGCAGGCATATACAGCAACTCTGACCTGTTTGTATGGAAtggcagagag GTGTGTGGTGCGACTGTCCAGACTGGAGCCGAGTGGGAGCCTGTGCTGCTGACTGTTGTGCGGCCCTCCCTTGGGGAggacatggagggggaggatggaggagagggtgcacgtgggggaggtgggggtgagggtgaggatgcCGGCTCCGGGCTCAAAAGGGAAGCGAGGGGCTTTGCCGGGGGGGCGACTCTAGGCCAGGTGAGGGAAGCTCTGGGGGGGCCCCTGGAGAGCCTGTTGTGTCAGGAACAAGAAAAGGGGGTTGGAAaacgagggaaggggggagggggaggagagggcgggggggcgAGTGGGTGGAGGGTGTTTCCCCCTGAAGACATGCAGAAGACCCTCAGAGAGCTGGCCCTCAAGGACGGCGATGCTCTGCTGGTGCTGGAGCCACACTCATTCGACAGCag tgTTTTCAATCTGAGCGGGGATTTGGTTACCGTGACAACACCATCAGACTGCCGCTGGCTGCAAGTGAAGTACCGACCCaatcgaggaggaggagaagaagagaaagtagagggggagaaggaggaggagagaacggCTAAAGTCCCAGCTTCTGGAATCATG ctgctGTGTGAGGTGAAACAGAGAGCCATCGAGGAGCTCCAGCTGCAGGAAGAGCTAATAG GTGTAGAGTGCTGTCTGAGGCAGATGGACCGCAGAGGCAGGCTACTGCCCCCAG TGTGTGAGGACCTGAGTGTCCGGGAAGCCGGGGTTAGGCTCATGACCTCTCTGACCCTGTGCCCTGGAACCGCCCCCAAAGCCACACAG CTGTTCCTTTACTTCTCTGTGGGAACAGCACCCTCCTCTGGCAAGGACAGAGACATCAtcgtggaggagagcagctcagtgaaggag TGTCTGAAGAGAATGCTGGAAGAAGCTGGTCTTGAAG GCGACTGTTGGCACTTGAGGAAGCTGGACTGGTGTGAAGAGGTTGGAGAGGCGCTGATGGATGAG gatgcCTCTCTCTCCGAGTTGAAAATCAGTCATGGCGACACATTGGTTGTCACTGAGGGACATCTACCTCCCAAG GGTTTTATCAAGCTTTCTGTTTGGCTCTACGTGAATCAGACTGACGAGGCAAcagtctccatggaaacagaaGTCAGTCACACTGCTGAGAGACCAGGAGATCAGCAGCGGCTGGAGGTTATGActgcag tgggaGGGGCCATGACAGAGCTGAGGATTGTGGGACAGGTAGAGATCACAGAGGAGGCCACACTGGAGAACCTGAAGACTcag aTGCTGACACTGCcagccctgcagtgtgtgtgtgcgcccacaCCTGCCTTCCTGCGTCTGTGGCACCTGGAGGGCCAGAGACTGAGCCGCGTCCTCAGGGGACACCAGCTCACCCTCCG GAAGTTGAAGCTGGCCAGTGGTGCGGATATCTGTGTGCAGCAGCTCCTCAAAGAGGAGGATCTAGG ACCTAAGGAGTTGCTGCTGCATGTTCAGATGGGCGTgccgggggagagggggtactACCCTCCAGAGGAGCTGGTCTGGGACGCCTCCCGGGACTCTGCCCCGCGCTGCCTGCGCTCGGCCCTGGCCGCCCACTCCGGCCTCTCCCCTGACTCCCTGCTGCTGGCCAAACACCAGGCAGACAAGCACACCTGGGACACCATATCCagctgg AGCCAGCAGGTGTCAAAacggaaaaagaagaaaaagggagagtcTCTGCT